Proteins found in one Subtercola endophyticus genomic segment:
- the iolB gene encoding 5-deoxy-glucuronate isomerase → MTDQRWFYRRGELARGAWQSVVDGSTPGWEHTGIRVAQLAEGESLDLDETGIERIVVPLAGSFTVSYAENGIGSEVVLNGRPSVFDGPTDVLYLSAGATATIGGTGRVAVATSPTDDVRPTRYILAEDTPVELRGAGASSRQVHNFGTPQALDAARLIVCEVITPSQNWSSYPPHKHDQDVPGHESRLEEIYYFESAPARTEAALAPDPEASFGMFSTYSSPAGEIEIDARVQTGDIALVPYGYHGPAVAAPGYDLYYLNVMAGPDAERVWLISDDPAHAWVRTSWEGQQIDARLPFTNQRDQTS, encoded by the coding sequence ATGACCGACCAACGATGGTTCTATCGCCGGGGCGAGCTCGCGCGAGGCGCGTGGCAGAGCGTCGTCGACGGCTCGACGCCCGGCTGGGAGCACACGGGCATCCGTGTCGCCCAGTTGGCCGAGGGCGAGAGTCTCGACCTCGACGAGACGGGTATCGAACGCATCGTCGTGCCTCTCGCCGGCTCGTTCACGGTGTCGTATGCCGAGAACGGCATAGGGTCTGAGGTGGTTCTGAACGGTCGGCCGTCGGTGTTCGACGGGCCGACCGACGTGCTCTACCTCTCGGCCGGCGCCACGGCCACCATCGGGGGCACAGGCCGGGTCGCCGTGGCGACCTCGCCGACCGACGACGTGCGGCCGACCCGGTACATCCTCGCCGAAGACACCCCCGTCGAGTTGCGGGGGGCCGGGGCATCCAGTCGCCAGGTGCACAACTTCGGCACCCCACAGGCGCTGGATGCGGCGCGCCTCATCGTCTGCGAAGTCATCACGCCTTCGCAGAACTGGTCGTCGTACCCGCCGCACAAGCACGACCAAGATGTGCCCGGCCACGAGTCACGGCTCGAGGAGATCTACTACTTCGAGTCGGCGCCGGCGCGTACCGAAGCCGCGCTGGCGCCCGACCCCGAGGCGTCGTTCGGCATGTTCAGCACCTACTCGTCTCCCGCAGGCGAGATCGAGATCGACGCGCGGGTGCAGACCGGCGATATCGCCCTCGTGCCGTACGGCTACCACGGGCCGGCCGTGGCCGCCCCCGGCTACGACCTCTACTATCTGAACGTCATGGCCGGCCCCGATGCTGAACGCGTCTGGCTGATCAGCGACGATCCCGCGCACGCGTGGGTGCGCACTTCCTGGGAGGGTCAGCAGATCGACGCCCGCCTTCCCTTCACGAACCAGAGAGACCAGACCTCATGA
- the iolD gene encoding 3D-(3,5/4)-trihydroxycyclohexane-1,2-dione acylhydrolase (decyclizing), with protein MTTKRMTVSQALVEFLGHQYTVDGDIRERTIAGMFGIFGHGNVAGIGQALAQYNAEQPDLMPYYQARNEQAMVHQSVGYARMHRRRATFASAASVGPGAANMLTGAALATANRMPALLLPSDTFATRVADPVLQQLELPHDIGITVNDAFRPLSRFFDRVQRPEQLYSIALAAMRVLTDPAETGAVTISLPEDVQAEAFDVPVEFLQDREWHIRRPLPERGALARAVAAIRGAKRPMIVAGGGVLYSSAEDALRAFVEATGIPVGSSQAGGGVLNWDHPQYLGGVGATGTLAANRIASEADVIIGIGTRYSDFTTASRTAFQNPDVQFVNINVASFDAYKHGTQLPVIADAREALEALASELGGLRIDAAYASQIASEKSAWDSSVDDAFAPSGLALPGQTEIVGAVQSSSAPEDVIVQAAGSLPGDLHKLWRVRDPLGYHVEYAFSCMGYEIAGGLGAKRGALADGSDRDVIVMVGDGSYLMLNTELVTAVAEGIKIIVVLIQNHGYASIGHLSETVGSARFGTWYREYDEKARNFQGEQILPVDLAMNARSYGIDVIEVEPGASAIDDLKAALAVAKASEKSTFIHINSDPLLYSPDGAGWWDVPVAEVSTLESTQHARTEYEELQKSQKKLLG; from the coding sequence ATGACAACAAAGCGCATGACCGTGAGCCAGGCCCTGGTGGAGTTTCTCGGCCACCAGTACACCGTCGACGGTGACATTCGCGAACGCACGATCGCTGGAATGTTCGGCATCTTCGGGCACGGCAACGTGGCCGGCATCGGCCAGGCCCTCGCGCAGTACAACGCCGAGCAGCCCGACCTGATGCCGTACTACCAGGCGCGCAACGAGCAGGCCATGGTGCACCAGTCGGTCGGCTACGCCCGCATGCACCGTCGTCGGGCGACGTTCGCCTCTGCTGCGTCGGTGGGCCCGGGCGCCGCGAACATGCTGACCGGTGCCGCGCTGGCCACGGCCAACCGCATGCCCGCCTTGCTGCTGCCGAGCGACACCTTCGCCACCCGGGTCGCCGACCCGGTGCTGCAGCAGCTCGAACTGCCGCACGACATCGGAATCACGGTGAACGACGCGTTCCGTCCGCTCTCACGATTCTTCGACCGCGTGCAGCGCCCCGAGCAGCTCTACTCCATCGCTCTCGCGGCGATGCGGGTGCTGACCGACCCGGCCGAGACCGGTGCCGTCACCATCTCGTTGCCCGAAGACGTGCAGGCCGAGGCGTTCGACGTGCCCGTCGAGTTCTTGCAAGACCGCGAGTGGCACATCCGTCGCCCGTTGCCCGAGCGCGGTGCGCTCGCCCGCGCGGTGGCGGCGATCCGCGGTGCGAAGCGGCCGATGATCGTCGCGGGTGGCGGCGTGCTCTACTCGAGCGCCGAAGACGCCCTGCGTGCCTTCGTCGAGGCCACGGGCATCCCGGTCGGCTCGTCGCAGGCCGGCGGCGGTGTGCTGAACTGGGATCACCCGCAGTACCTCGGCGGAGTCGGCGCGACCGGCACGCTGGCCGCGAACCGCATCGCGTCAGAGGCCGATGTCATCATCGGAATCGGCACCCGCTACAGCGACTTCACCACGGCGTCGCGAACGGCGTTTCAGAACCCCGACGTGCAGTTCGTGAACATCAACGTGGCGTCGTTCGACGCCTACAAGCACGGCACGCAGCTGCCCGTGATAGCGGATGCCCGTGAGGCACTCGAAGCGCTGGCGAGCGAGCTCGGCGGCCTGCGCATCGACGCGGCCTACGCGTCGCAGATCGCTTCAGAGAAGTCGGCCTGGGATTCCTCGGTCGACGACGCTTTTGCGCCGTCGGGACTTGCGCTGCCGGGTCAGACCGAGATCGTCGGCGCCGTTCAGTCGTCGAGTGCACCCGAAGACGTGATCGTTCAGGCGGCCGGCTCACTGCCGGGCGACCTGCACAAGCTCTGGCGCGTGCGTGATCCGCTGGGCTATCACGTCGAATATGCCTTTTCGTGCATGGGTTACGAGATCGCCGGCGGGCTCGGTGCGAAGCGCGGGGCGCTGGCCGACGGCTCCGATCGCGACGTGATCGTGATGGTGGGCGACGGTTCGTACCTCATGCTCAACACTGAGCTGGTGACCGCTGTCGCCGAGGGTATCAAGATCATCGTCGTGCTCATTCAGAACCACGGTTACGCATCGATCGGTCACCTGTCAGAGACCGTCGGATCCGCGCGCTTCGGTACCTGGTATCGCGAGTACGACGAGAAGGCGCGCAACTTTCAGGGCGAGCAGATTCTGCCCGTCGACCTGGCGATGAACGCGCGCAGCTATGGCATCGACGTCATCGAGGTCGAACCCGGCGCGTCGGCGATCGACGACCTCAAGGCCGCTCTCGCGGTTGCGAAGGCCTCAGAGAAGTCGACGTTCATCCACATCAACAGCGACCCGCTGCTGTATTCGCCCGATGGGGCGGGCTGGTGGGATGTGCCTGTTGCCGAAGTCTCGACTCTCGAGAGCACGCAGCACGCGCGAACCGAGTACGAAGAATTGCAGAAATCGCAGAAGAAGCTTCTTGGCTGA
- a CDS encoding sugar phosphate isomerase/epimerase family protein, with protein sequence MTDTLTTTTSMRIGTAPDSWGVWFPNDPGQIPWQRFLDEVQKAGYSWIELGPFGYLPTDPHELEDELGKRGLKLSAGTVFTGFHKGDDQWKRAWDQALEVAGLATKLGAEHLVVIPDLWRSDATSEVLESRTLDDEHWKKLAAGHDKLGKALLEEFGVKQQFHSHADSHVGTYKEVERFLHETDQAYTNLCLDTGHFSYYGGDNLKLIAAYPERIGYLHLKQVDTSLLFDVLKNDVPFAEAVTQGIMSEPGTTDAGVPELGPIIDAVAALDPEIFGIVEQDMYGTDIELPLGIATRTREHIFGCTSHARIH encoded by the coding sequence ATGACAGACACACTCACCACCACGACCAGCATGCGCATTGGAACGGCTCCCGATTCCTGGGGCGTCTGGTTTCCGAACGACCCCGGCCAGATTCCGTGGCAGCGGTTTCTCGACGAGGTGCAGAAGGCCGGCTACAGCTGGATCGAGCTGGGCCCGTTCGGCTACCTGCCGACCGATCCGCACGAGCTCGAAGACGAGCTGGGCAAGCGTGGCCTGAAGCTCTCGGCCGGAACCGTCTTCACCGGCTTTCACAAAGGCGACGACCAGTGGAAGCGCGCGTGGGATCAAGCGCTCGAGGTCGCCGGTCTGGCGACGAAGCTCGGAGCCGAGCACCTGGTCGTCATCCCCGATCTCTGGCGCAGCGACGCCACCTCGGAGGTGCTCGAGAGCCGCACCCTCGACGACGAGCACTGGAAGAAGCTCGCCGCGGGCCACGACAAGCTCGGCAAGGCGCTGCTCGAAGAGTTCGGTGTCAAGCAGCAGTTCCACTCGCACGCCGACAGCCACGTCGGTACGTACAAAGAGGTCGAGCGCTTCTTGCACGAGACCGATCAGGCGTACACGAACCTGTGCCTCGACACGGGCCACTTCTCGTACTACGGCGGCGACAACCTCAAGCTCATCGCGGCCTACCCCGAGCGCATCGGCTACCTGCACCTCAAGCAGGTCGACACCTCGCTGCTGTTCGACGTGCTGAAGAACGACGTTCCGTTCGCCGAGGCCGTGACGCAGGGCATCATGAGCGAGCCCGGAACGACGGATGCGGGAGTGCCAGAACTCGGTCCGATCATCGATGCCGTGGCCGCGCTCGACCCCGAGATCTTCGGCATCGTCGAGCAAGACATGTACGGCACCGACATCGAGCTGCCGCTCGGCATCGCGACCCGTACCCGCGAGCACATCTTCGGGTGCACCTCGCACGCGCGCATTCACTGA
- a CDS encoding Gfo/Idh/MocA family protein, whose product MTTDLRVGVVGAGLMGADHIARITQRISGAVVSAIVEPDAGRAAAAAANAPGAQAFTRIEDAIAADAVDAVLIATPGQFHEPVLIPALEAKLPILCEKPLTPDSASSWKILELEQKLDKPHIQVGFMRRFDAEYQKLRELITSGEAGELMMLRAVHRNPSVGESYTQSMLITDSVVHEFDVVPWLAGSGVKTVEVKYPKRNSLSPSHLKEPILVLMELENGVFVDVEMNVSIQFGYQVATEAVFEKGLARIGQPSGLQTWKDGKFEIAEHQSFVTRFAAAYDTQVQRWVDAVRAGTLVDGPNSWDGYRVALACEAGVAALDGGIITVEAPERPAFYA is encoded by the coding sequence ATGACTACAGATCTTCGCGTCGGTGTCGTCGGCGCCGGCCTCATGGGCGCCGACCACATTGCCCGCATCACACAGCGCATCAGCGGCGCCGTCGTCTCGGCGATCGTCGAGCCTGACGCGGGCCGTGCCGCTGCCGCGGCGGCGAACGCCCCCGGGGCGCAAGCCTTCACGCGCATCGAAGACGCGATTGCGGCCGACGCGGTCGACGCGGTGCTCATCGCGACGCCGGGTCAGTTTCACGAGCCGGTGCTCATTCCGGCGCTCGAGGCGAAGCTGCCTATCTTGTGCGAGAAGCCGCTCACGCCCGACTCTGCCTCGTCGTGGAAGATTCTCGAGCTCGAGCAGAAGCTCGATAAGCCGCACATTCAGGTGGGCTTCATGCGCCGCTTCGACGCCGAGTACCAGAAGCTGCGCGAGCTGATCACCTCGGGCGAGGCCGGCGAGCTCATGATGCTTCGTGCCGTGCACCGCAACCCGTCGGTGGGCGAGAGCTACACGCAGTCGATGCTGATCACCGACTCCGTCGTTCACGAGTTCGATGTTGTTCCGTGGCTGGCCGGTTCGGGTGTGAAGACCGTCGAGGTCAAGTACCCCAAGCGCAACTCGCTGTCGCCGTCGCACCTCAAAGAGCCGATTCTGGTGCTGATGGAGCTCGAGAACGGCGTGTTCGTCGACGTCGAGATGAACGTCAGCATTCAGTTCGGCTACCAGGTCGCCACCGAAGCGGTGTTCGAGAAGGGCCTGGCCCGCATCGGCCAGCCGTCGGGGCTGCAGACCTGGAAAGACGGAAAATTCGAGATCGCCGAGCACCAGAGCTTCGTGACGCGCTTCGCGGCCGCCTACGACACCCAGGTTCAGCGCTGGGTCGACGCCGTTCGCGCCGGAACGCTTGTCGACGGCCCGAACTCGTGGGACGGTTACCGTGTCGCCCTGGCCTGCGAGGCCGGTGTCGCGGCACTCGACGGCGGCATCATCACCGTCGAGGCTCCGGAACGCCCCGCGTTCTACGCGTAG
- a CDS encoding sugar phosphate isomerase/epimerase family protein, which translates to MVRIALDPTPYHHDYSLLQFPDVAARLGYEHLQLTPHPDFSPFFRYPKADDDLVAKLKKAAADAGVSIPAILPVQRISSPDEVLRLTAVRNFRRVIQLAVELEVGIINTEFSGRPELSEESEAAFYRSMDDLLPLIESEGLRLNFDPHPDDFVEDGLEAWRVLRGLNSSAIGFVYVASHTFHYGDRAATLIPELGDRLGTVYTADTFDHHRSHGLRYISNPPGNAARVHQHLRIGDGDVDFEALFALLRTSGYLDRPDALIVSNVFAEDETADEVSRFQLQRLRELVAG; encoded by the coding sequence ATGGTGCGCATCGCCCTCGACCCCACCCCGTATCACCACGACTACTCGCTGCTGCAGTTTCCCGACGTAGCGGCGCGGCTCGGCTACGAGCACCTGCAGCTGACGCCGCACCCCGACTTCAGCCCGTTCTTTCGGTACCCGAAGGCCGACGACGACCTCGTCGCCAAGCTGAAGAAGGCGGCGGCAGACGCCGGGGTGTCGATTCCGGCGATCTTGCCTGTGCAGCGCATCTCGTCGCCCGATGAGGTGCTTCGACTGACTGCCGTGCGCAACTTTCGCCGCGTCATCCAGTTGGCCGTCGAGCTCGAGGTGGGCATCATCAACACCGAGTTCTCGGGGCGGCCCGAGCTGTCGGAAGAGTCGGAGGCGGCGTTCTACCGCTCGATGGATGACCTGCTGCCCCTCATCGAATCCGAGGGTCTGCGGCTGAACTTCGACCCGCACCCCGACGACTTCGTCGAAGACGGGCTCGAGGCGTGGCGCGTGCTGCGCGGGCTCAACTCGAGCGCCATCGGATTCGTGTACGTCGCGTCGCACACCTTTCATTACGGCGACCGGGCGGCGACGCTCATCCCGGAGCTCGGTGACCGGCTCGGCACGGTGTACACGGCCGACACCTTCGACCACCACCGCTCGCACGGCCTGCGCTATATCTCCAACCCGCCCGGAAACGCGGCGCGCGTGCACCAGCACCTGCGCATCGGCGACGGCGATGTCGACTTCGAGGCGCTCTTCGCGCTGCTGCGCACCTCGGGGTACCTCGACCGGCCCGACGCGCTGATCGTGTCGAACGTGTTCGCCGAAGACGAGACGGCCGACGAGGTGTCGCGCTTTCAGTTGCAGCGGCTGCGCGAGCTGGTCGCCGGATGA
- a CDS encoding SDR family NAD(P)-dependent oxidoreductase, producing the protein MIAWARYPYNGSRVLVTGGGSGIGRAIARAFLEQGARVAISGRHADALRETVAEFPVDSTLVLEGDMAVRSDVEECVAAAAAVWGGIDIVVANAGLSEAGTIDELTDESWQRMRSLNVDGMIYLARASVRWLRESRGSFTAISSIGGLGGDWRQVGYNATKGAVNTLVQSLALDLGRDGVRVNAIAPAFTATRQTQERLDDPVFWSALRDRLALDRPATPDDVARAALFLASPDAAYITGVILPVDGGTTASSGTPRPLGY; encoded by the coding sequence GTGATCGCCTGGGCGCGGTACCCCTACAACGGCTCTCGGGTGCTCGTCACGGGAGGCGGGTCGGGCATCGGCCGGGCCATCGCGCGAGCCTTTCTCGAGCAGGGAGCGCGGGTGGCCATCTCGGGCCGTCACGCCGATGCCCTGCGCGAGACCGTGGCGGAGTTTCCGGTCGACTCGACACTCGTGCTCGAGGGCGACATGGCGGTACGCTCCGACGTCGAGGAGTGCGTTGCGGCCGCCGCCGCGGTCTGGGGTGGCATCGACATCGTCGTCGCCAACGCGGGGCTCTCCGAAGCCGGCACGATCGACGAACTCACGGACGAGTCGTGGCAGCGCATGCGCTCGCTCAACGTCGACGGCATGATCTACCTGGCCCGGGCATCCGTTCGCTGGCTTCGTGAATCGCGCGGCTCGTTCACCGCGATCTCGTCGATCGGCGGACTCGGCGGAGACTGGCGTCAGGTGGGCTACAACGCCACCAAGGGTGCCGTGAATACGCTCGTGCAGAGTCTGGCGCTCGACCTCGGTCGTGACGGGGTGCGAGTCAACGCGATCGCGCCGGCGTTCACCGCAACGCGCCAGACCCAAGAACGGCTGGATGACCCGGTCTTCTGGTCGGCGTTGCGCGATCGCCTAGCGCTCGACCGCCCCGCGACCCCCGACGACGTGGCCCGCGCCGCCCTCTTCTTGGCGAGCCCCGATGCCGCCTACATCACCGGAGTCATCCTCCCCGTCGACGGCGGCACCACCGCCTCGTCGGGAACCCCGCGCCCCCTCGGCTACTGA
- a CDS encoding sugar phosphate isomerase/epimerase family protein, translating to MKLGVYNAILHDRSLPEALTVISDLGLTGIELNSGGFLPATHIPTFDDILVSDAARDDFLGLFEATGVSIAGLNCNGNPLHPTRAIGEKHAEDIRRSIRLAHRLGQHRVITMSGLPGGEPGAAQPTWIVNAWNSAALDVLDYQWGVAAEFWRETDRLAADHDVKVALELHPQNIVFNSADIVKLVELTGATNVGVELDASHLFWQQMDPVAVIRHLGPLIFHAAAKDVRMNPETAALYGVLDNRFRRLSPDEPRTNLGGDEWANEWPKPAAWDFVALGKGHDVAYWTEFLRALHEVDPDMLVNIEHEDVELGRIEGLEVAAAVLLEADAALTASLTPVTAP from the coding sequence ATGAAGCTCGGTGTCTACAACGCGATCTTGCACGACCGGAGCCTGCCCGAAGCCCTGACGGTCATCTCGGACCTCGGCCTCACCGGTATCGAACTGAACTCAGGCGGGTTTCTCCCTGCGACGCACATTCCGACCTTCGACGACATTCTGGTCTCCGACGCAGCGCGCGACGACTTTCTCGGCCTGTTCGAGGCAACTGGCGTGAGCATCGCCGGGCTGAACTGCAACGGCAACCCCCTGCACCCGACCCGCGCGATCGGCGAGAAGCACGCCGAAGACATTCGCCGTAGCATCCGTCTCGCCCACCGTCTCGGCCAACACCGCGTCATCACTATGTCGGGTCTGCCGGGCGGTGAGCCGGGCGCGGCCCAACCCACCTGGATCGTCAACGCCTGGAACTCCGCGGCCCTCGACGTGCTCGACTACCAATGGGGCGTCGCGGCCGAGTTCTGGCGCGAAACAGACCGGCTCGCCGCCGACCACGACGTCAAAGTCGCGCTCGAGTTGCACCCGCAGAACATCGTGTTCAACTCAGCCGACATCGTGAAGCTCGTCGAACTCACCGGCGCCACCAACGTCGGCGTCGAGCTCGACGCCTCGCACCTGTTCTGGCAGCAGATGGATCCGGTCGCGGTCATCCGTCATCTCGGCCCGCTGATCTTTCACGCCGCGGCGAAGGATGTTCGCATGAACCCCGAGACGGCGGCCCTGTACGGCGTGCTCGACAACCGCTTTCGCCGCCTCTCCCCCGACGAACCGCGCACCAACCTCGGCGGTGACGAGTGGGCGAACGAGTGGCCGAAGCCGGCCGCCTGGGACTTCGTCGCTCTCGGCAAGGGCCACGACGTGGCCTACTGGACCGAGTTCTTGCGCGCCCTGCACGAGGTCGACCCCGACATGCTCGTCAACATCGAACACGAAGACGTCGAACTCGGCCGCATCGAGGGCCTCGAGGTCGCCGCCGCGGTTCTGCTCGAGGCCGACGCCGCTCTCACCGCCTCCCTCACTCCGGTGACGGCTCCCTGA
- a CDS encoding tautomerase family protein, translating to MPLVRIDHSDARTNSAEIAGAIHEAIVAVYGIPVRDRFQVITSRGAATIVAEDAGLGFDRTDPVIIQIFTQRGRTDEAKQALYAEIATRLGAVGVAPEDVFIGYVENGPQDWSFGFGRAQYLTGELAVPAAPVSV from the coding sequence ATGCCACTCGTTCGCATCGACCACAGCGACGCCCGCACCAACTCCGCCGAGATCGCCGGCGCGATCCACGAGGCGATCGTCGCTGTCTACGGCATTCCCGTTCGCGACCGCTTTCAGGTGATCACGTCGCGCGGGGCGGCGACGATCGTCGCCGAAGACGCCGGGCTCGGATTCGACCGCACAGACCCGGTGATCATCCAGATCTTCACTCAGCGTGGCCGTACCGATGAAGCGAAGCAGGCCCTCTACGCCGAGATCGCCACGCGACTGGGTGCTGTCGGCGTCGCGCCCGAAGACGTGTTCATCGGCTACGTCGAGAACGGGCCGCAGGACTGGTCGTTCGGATTCGGCCGCGCGCAGTATCTGACCGGCGAGCTGGCCGTTCCCGCGGCGCCGGTCTCGGTCTAG
- a CDS encoding sugar porter family MFS transporter — MSASPLASVGVGGAHRGYLVKLTIISTLGGLLFGYDTGVISGALLYMKDALQMDALQEALVVSALLFPGAAGGALIGGRLADKIGRRGTLIACAITFLVGALGCALAPTVTIMIIARIVLGLGVGAAAVTCPLYLAEMAPTHLRGRMVTINELMIVTGQLLAFAINAALDALIHDPSVWRVMLGVATIPAIALLIGMLVLPESPRFLAIKERWAQSRKILELSRSADEAEREFNEIVRSSKEAEREKGQAWRDLKNNRWMRRLLYVGCGLAIVQQATGINTVNYYAPTILESSGLGVSAALVATIGVGATSVVTTILGIWLLGFVGRKKMLIIGFSGVVGAQALLALAFTLPQSDAVSYLILACMMLFVAFVQCFIGTCVWLLLSEIFPLAIRGFAMGIAVFVLWTVNAAISFAFPIVNAALGSTGTFALFVLINIISLIFVTRAVPETKGRSLEEIENDFRTQAISTIDVQPARRR; from the coding sequence ATGTCAGCATCACCACTCGCTTCAGTCGGAGTCGGCGGGGCCCACCGGGGCTATCTCGTCAAACTGACCATCATCTCGACCCTGGGCGGCCTGCTTTTCGGCTACGACACCGGCGTCATCTCGGGCGCCCTGCTCTACATGAAAGACGCCCTGCAGATGGATGCCCTGCAGGAGGCACTCGTCGTCTCTGCCCTGCTCTTTCCGGGAGCCGCGGGCGGCGCGCTCATCGGCGGACGCCTCGCCGACAAGATCGGCCGGCGCGGCACACTGATCGCCTGCGCCATCACCTTTCTCGTCGGCGCCCTCGGCTGCGCGCTCGCCCCGACCGTCACCATCATGATCATCGCGCGCATCGTGCTCGGCCTGGGCGTCGGCGCCGCCGCGGTGACCTGCCCGCTCTATCTCGCCGAGATGGCCCCCACCCACCTGCGCGGGCGTATGGTCACGATCAACGAGCTGATGATCGTCACCGGCCAGCTGCTCGCCTTCGCGATCAACGCCGCGCTCGACGCGCTCATCCACGACCCCTCGGTCTGGCGCGTCATGCTCGGTGTCGCAACCATTCCCGCGATCGCGCTGCTGATCGGAATGCTCGTTCTGCCGGAATCCCCGCGCTTTCTGGCCATCAAAGAGCGCTGGGCGCAGTCGCGCAAGATTCTCGAGCTGAGCCGCAGCGCCGACGAGGCCGAGCGCGAGTTCAACGAGATCGTGCGCAGCAGCAAAGAGGCCGAACGCGAAAAAGGCCAGGCCTGGCGCGACCTCAAGAACAACCGCTGGATGCGCCGTCTGCTCTACGTGGGCTGCGGGCTGGCCATCGTGCAGCAGGCGACCGGCATCAACACCGTGAACTACTATGCCCCGACCATCCTGGAGTCCAGCGGATTGGGCGTGAGTGCGGCCCTCGTCGCGACGATCGGCGTCGGTGCGACCAGCGTTGTGACGACCATCCTGGGTATCTGGCTGCTCGGCTTCGTCGGGCGCAAGAAGATGCTCATCATCGGATTCTCGGGAGTCGTCGGTGCGCAGGCGCTGCTCGCGCTCGCCTTCACCCTGCCGCAATCCGATGCCGTCAGCTATCTGATTCTGGCCTGCATGATGCTGTTCGTCGCGTTCGTGCAGTGCTTCATCGGCACGTGTGTCTGGCTTCTGCTCAGCGAGATCTTTCCGCTGGCCATTCGCGGCTTCGCCATGGGCATCGCGGTCTTCGTGCTCTGGACCGTCAACGCCGCGATCTCCTTCGCGTTCCCGATTGTGAACGCGGCCCTCGGCTCGACCGGCACGTTCGCTCTCTTTGTGCTGATCAACATCATCTCGCTGATCTTCGTGACACGGGCCGTGCCCGAAACGAAGGGGCGCTCACTCGAAGAGATCGAGAACGACTTTCGCACCCAGGCGATCAGTACCATCGACGTGCAGCCGGCACGGCGTCGGTGA
- a CDS encoding HAD family hydrolase, whose amino-acid sequence MDVRAIAFDVNGTLVRIHTDDHSDDAFRAVGHLLTYQGIDLRRHEVRELYFRILKAQQRSSAETYPEFDAAQVWRTLIEMTATDFTRGLPPEKLAQLPLLLAECYRGVSRRRLKLYPHVRKVLQQLAGRYELVIVTDGQSSYARGELHKVGIAQYFRSIVISGDHGYRKPDARLFHAALDAVGVAPEHALYVGNDMHRDIFGAREAGMRTVLFESDQGTKHYRDCVPDHTISDHRQLLRILGS is encoded by the coding sequence GTGGATGTTCGTGCGATCGCCTTCGACGTCAACGGCACCCTCGTGCGCATTCACACTGACGACCACTCCGACGACGCCTTTCGTGCCGTCGGGCATCTGCTGACGTACCAGGGCATCGACCTGCGGCGGCATGAAGTACGCGAACTCTACTTCCGCATTCTCAAGGCGCAGCAGCGCAGCAGTGCAGAGACCTACCCCGAATTCGACGCCGCTCAGGTCTGGCGAACGCTCATCGAAATGACCGCGACCGATTTCACCCGCGGTCTGCCGCCCGAGAAGCTGGCACAGCTGCCGCTGCTGCTGGCGGAATGCTACCGCGGGGTGAGCCGCCGTCGGCTGAAGCTCTACCCGCACGTGCGAAAGGTGCTGCAGCAGCTCGCGGGGCGGTACGAGCTGGTGATCGTCACCGACGGCCAATCGAGCTACGCCCGCGGCGAGCTGCACAAGGTCGGCATCGCGCAGTACTTTCGTTCCATTGTGATCTCGGGCGACCACGGATACCGCAAGCCAGACGCCCGGCTCTTTCACGCGGCGCTCGACGCCGTCGGCGTGGCGCCCGAACACGCTCTCTACGTGGGCAACGACATGCACCGCGACATCTTCGGTGCCCGTGAAGCGGGCATGAGAACGGTCTTATTCGAATCCGATCAGGGCACCAAACACTACCGCGACTGCGTTCCCGATCACACGATCTCCGACCACCGCCAGCTGCTGCGCATCCTCGGCAGCTGA